From the Lathyrus oleraceus cultivar Zhongwan6 chromosome 4, CAAS_Psat_ZW6_1.0, whole genome shotgun sequence genome, one window contains:
- the LOC127136806 gene encoding uncharacterized protein LOC127136806: MVHQDVFPKYVMSLDVKDVVVKAVDLRNQFENEQEFEFRDHILRWIRIEAYNMRFGMVIGRFNNYLDKRYAFAIMTCGRSEKYKPPFQNFKRDDTGSRKCECPFKLRGYVLTNKKLRFNVTFALHNHDLCKKFVGHPIVYHLMPKEKECVSNMTLNLIQSKIILATLKRKRLKNISNIKQVYRTCEDGVTVRDIFWTHPDSIKLFNTFPTTFIIDSKYKTNKYRLPLFEMVGISSIEKTYHVGYHITKNVRSQVKHAVETKQIKSEDGKIVKAGWKVCEKYPNLLKYVESIILDQVKEKIVCVWTDQVRHLGNTTTNQVESAHATLKNWLENSKGDLCSD, translated from the exons atggtgcaccAAGATGTTTTCCCCAAATATGTTATGTCTTTGGATGTCAAAGATGTTGTTGTGAAGGCGGTAGATCTTCGCAACCAATTTGAAAATGAGCAAGAGTTTGAATTTCGTGATCACATACTTCGATGGATTCGTATTGAGGCTTACAATATGAGATTTGGTATGGTAATTGGAAGGTTTAATAATTATTTGGATAAAAGATATGCATTTGCGATAATGACGTGCGGAAGAAGTGAGAAATATAAACCTCCTTTCCAGAATTTTAAACGAGATGACACTGGTTCAAGAAAATGTGAATGTCCCTTTAAGTTGCGTGGTTATGTGTTGACAAATAAGAAATTGAGATTTAATGTCACATTTGCTTTACATAACCATGACTTGTGTAAAAAGTTTGTCGGTCATCCAATTGTGTATCACCTCATGCCGAAAGAGAAGGAATGTGTTTCAAATATGACATTGAATTTGATTCAATCGAAAATCATACTTGCAACTTTGAAACGTAAAAGACTAAAAAATATCTCAAATATCAAGCAAGT GTACCGAACCTGCGAGGATGGAGTAACTgttagagatatattttggactcatccTGATTCCATCAAGTTGTTCAACACATTTCCTACTACGTTCATCATTGATTCAAAATACAAGACCAACAAGTACAGACTTCCATTATTCGAGATGGTTGGTATTAGCTCTATTGAGAAGACCTATCATGTCGG GTATCACATAACAAAGAATGTGCGAAGTCAGGTTAAACATGCGGTAGAGACAAAACAGATAAAGTCTGAAGACGGAAAAATCGTGAAAGCGGGGTG GAAGGTGTGCGAGAAATATCCTAATTTGTTAAAATATGTTGAAAGCATAATCCTTGACCAGGTGAAGGAGAAAATTGTTTGTGTATGGACCGATCAGGTTAGACACCTTGGGAATACAACAACAAACCAAGTTGAGTCTGCCCATGCTACATTGAAGAATTGGTTAGAAAATAGTAAGGGAGATTTATGTAGTGATTGA
- the LOC127074730 gene encoding uncharacterized protein LOC127074730 → MAFANYLPPLQLVKPSLNSPKPSLFFNPSFFLCSHHFNFPSVLHNRSSISTLRKITVKAKPQEPEVSVATDAFTQFKHLLLPITDRKPYLSEGTKQAIATTIALAKKYGADITVVVIDEQQKESLPEHETQLSSIRWHISEGGLKDYKMLERLGDGSKPTAIIGDVADELNLDLVVISMEAIHTKHIDANLLAEFIPCPVMLLPL, encoded by the exons ATGGCGTTCGCTAACTATCTCCCACCGCTTCAACTTGTGAAACCCTCTCTCAACTCCCCAAAACCCTCCCTATTTTTCAATCCATCCTTTTTCTTATGCTCCCACCATTTCAACTTCCCTTCCGTACTTCATAACCGTTCTTCAATTTCCACCCTCCGCAAGATCACCG TTAAGGCTAAACCACAAGAACCTGAAGTTAGTGTAGCTACTGATGCATTTACACAATTCAAGCATCTGCTTTTGCCTATCACTGATAGGAAACCTTATCTCTCTGAGGGAACAAAACAG GCTATAGCAACTACCATTGCCTTAGCTAAGAAGTATGGAGCTGATATTACAGTTGTAG TTATTGATGAACAGCAGAAGGAGTCTCTGCCTGAGCATGAAACTCAACTTTCCAGCATCCGATGGCATATATCTGAAG GTGGATTGAAAGACTATAAAATGCTTGAGCGGCTTGGTGATGGAAGCAAGCCAACAGCAATAATTGGTGATGTTGCTGATGAACTTAATCTGGATTTGGTAGTTATTAGCATGGAAGCAATTCATACAAAGCATATTGATGCAAATTTGCTTGCTGAGTTCATTCCCTGTCCTGTCATGCTTTTGCCATTGTAG
- the LOC127074731 gene encoding peroxidase 64: MAFMVTSFLNFILLFSLASTGNSLSYNYYEKTCPNVEFIVAKTVRDATASDKTVPAALLRLHFHDCFIRGCDASVLLNSKGSNKAEKDGPPNVSLHAFFIIDNAKKAIEAACPGVVSCADILALAARDAVFLSGGPGWDVPKGRKDGRISKASETIQLPSPSFNVSQLQKSFSQRGLSLEDLVALSGGHTLGFSHCSSFRNRIHNFNATHDVDPSLNPSFASKLKSICPIRNQIKNAGTTLDASSTTFDNTYYKLILQGKAIFSSDQVLIDTPNTKNLVSKFATSQDAFYKAFVKSMVKMSSINGGQEIRKDCRVVN, translated from the exons ATGGCTTTCATGGTTACATCATTCTTGAATTTCATTCTCTTGTTTTCTTTAGCTTCAACAGGGAACTCACTTAGTTATAACTACTATGAAAAGACATGTCCTAATGTAGAGTTCATTGTTGCCAAGACAGTGAGAGATGCCACTGCTTCGGACAAAACTGTCCCCGCAGCGCTTCTCCGATTGCACTTCCACGACTGCTTCATTCGG GGATGTGATGCTTCTGTGCTGCTAAACTCAAAAGGAAGCAACAAAGCAGAAAAAGATGGACCACCAAATGTATCCTTGCATGCATTCTTTATCATTGATAATGCAAAAAAAGCAATAGAAGCTGCATGTCCTGGTGTAGTGTCTTGTGCCGATATCCTAGCTCTAGCAGCAAGGGATGCTGTATTTCTG TCTGGAGGTCCAGGTTGGGATGTTCCTAAAGGAAGAAAGGATGGAAGAATATCCAAGGCAAGTGAAACCATACAGTTACCATCCCCATCTTTCAACGTATCGCAACTACAGAAGAGCTTCTCTCAAAGAGGTCTGTCATTGGAAGACTTGGTAGCTTTGTCAG GAGGACATACCTTAGGTTTCTCTCACTGCTCATCCTTCAGAAACAGAATCCATAACTTCAATGCTACACATGATGTGGACCCTTCATTAAATCCATCATTTGCATCAAAGCTAAAATCAATTTGTCCAATAAGAAACCAAATAAAGAATGCAGGCACCACCTTGGATGCTTCTTCAACTACATTTGACAATACATATTACAAGTTGATCCTCCAAGGGAAGGCCATATTTTCTTCTGATCAAGTTCTTATTGATACTCCAAATACCAAAAATCTTGTTTCAAAGTTTGCTACCTCACAAGATGCATTTTACAAGGCTTTTGTGAAGTCTATGGTCAAAATGAGCAGCATCAATGGTGGCCAAGAGATTAGGAAGGACTGTAGAGTGGTTAATTAG
- the LOC127074732 gene encoding aspartyl protease family protein 1 isoform X1: protein MACNYSHDSIRARSLLMLLVMVLVLSLSPRSCNSFGTFGLDIHHRFSDPVTEILGIDDHELLPHKGTPQYYAAMVHRDRVFHGRRLAGDYNTPVTFAAGNETHRIAAFGFLHFANVSVGTPPLWFLVALDTGSDLFWLPCNCTSCVRGLKTQTGKVIDLNIYELDKSSTRNSVPCSSNMCKQTQCPSSRSSCQYEVEYLSNDTSSSGFLIEDVLHLITDNDQTKDVDTHITIGCGQVQTGVFLNGAAPNGLFGLGMENVSVPSILAQKGLISDSFSMCFGSDGSGRITFGDTGSLDQGKTPFNLRESHPTYNITITQIIVGGYAADHEFHAIFDSGTSFTYLNDPAYTLISKKFNSLVKAVRHSPLSPDSELPFEYCYDISPDQAIEVPFLNLTMKGGDDYYVTDPIVPVSSEVEGNLLCLGIQKSDNLNIIGQNFMTGYRIVFDRENMNLGWKESNCTDEVLSNTRPISKSNSPAVSPAIAVNPVARSEPSSNNGRFSPSQSFRMKASFAYMVLLFSLIAIF, encoded by the exons ATGGCTTGTAACTATAGCCATGACTCTATACGAGCAAGATCACTGTTGATGTTGCTGGTAATGGTTTTGGTGTTGAGTTTATCTCCACGGAGCTGTAACAGCTTTGGCACATTCGGTTTGGATATCCATCACAGATTTTCGGATCCAGTTACCGAGATTCTAGGCATTGATGATCATGAATTGTTGCCTCATAAAGGAACTCCTCAATACTACGCTGCTATGGTTCATAGAGATCGCGTATTTCACGGTCGTCGACTTGCTGGGGATTACAATACGCCGGTTACTTTCGCCGCCGGCAATGAAACTCATCGGATTGCTGCTTTTGGATT TTTGCATTTTGCCAATGTTTCGGTTGGGACACCGCCTTTGTGGTTTTTGGTGGCATTGGATACTGGCAGTGACTTGTTCTGGTTACCTTGTAATTGTACCAGCTGCGTGCGTGGTTTAAAGACACAAACTGGAAAG GTAATTGATCTTAatatatatgagcttgataagTCGTCTACGAGGAACAGTGTTCCATGCAGTAGCAACatgtgtaaacaaacacaatGCCCTTCATCTCGTAGCAGCTGTCAGTACGAAGTTGAGTATCTTTCAAATGATACTTCATCTTCTGGATTTTTGATAGAAGATGTGTTACACTTGATTACAGATAATGACCAAACAAAAGATGTTGACACACACATTACTATTGG TTGTGGCCAGGTTCAGACCGGTGTGTTTCTAAATGGTGCAGCTCCAAATGGTTTATTTGGACTTGGTATGGAAAATGTATCGGTTCCAAGCATCCTAGCCCAAAAAGGGCTTATTTCAGACTCATTTTCAATGTGTTTTGGATCTGATGGTTCTGGAAGAATCACGTTTGGCGATACAGGCAGCTTGGATCAAGGAAAAACTCCATTCAACCTCAGGGAATCACA TCCAACATATAACATCACAATTACACAAATCATTGTGGGAGGATATGCTGCTGATCACGAGTTTCATGCAATTTTTGACTCTGGTACCTCATTCACGTACCTAAATGACCCAGCCTATACACTTATTTCCAAGAAG TTTAATTCTCTAGTCAAAGCTGTTCGACATTCACCCCTGTCACCTGACTCCGAACTCCCCTTTGAATATTGTTACGACATAAG TCCAGATCAGGCAATTGAAGTTCCCTTTTTGAATCTAACAATGAAAGGTGGAGATGATTACTATGTCACGGATCCAATAGTACCAGTTTCTAGTGAA GTTGAGGGAAATCTTCTTTGTTTGGGAATACAAAAAAGTGACAATTTGAATATCATTGGAC AAAACTTCATGACTGGTTACCGTATAGTTTTCGATCGCGAAAACATGAATCTTGGTTGGAAGGAATCAAACT GTACTGATGAAGTGCTATCCAATACAAGACCTATAAGCAAATCTAACTCACCTGCTGTTTCTCCTGCTATTGCTGTGAATCCTGTGGCTAGATCAGAACCATCAAGCAATAATGGCAGATTTTCACCTAGTCAGTCATTTAGGATGAAGGCTAGTTTTGCATATATGGTGCTCCTTTTTTCACTTATAGCCATTTTTTAG
- the LOC127074732 gene encoding aspartyl protease family protein 1 isoform X2: MVDKVLPQENLTLLSVQGWVRIQHLCLHFANVSVGTPPLWFLVALDTGSDLFWLPCNCTSCVRGLKTQTGKVIDLNIYELDKSSTRNSVPCSSNMCKQTQCPSSRSSCQYEVEYLSNDTSSSGFLIEDVLHLITDNDQTKDVDTHITIGCGQVQTGVFLNGAAPNGLFGLGMENVSVPSILAQKGLISDSFSMCFGSDGSGRITFGDTGSLDQGKTPFNLRESHPTYNITITQIIVGGYAADHEFHAIFDSGTSFTYLNDPAYTLISKKFNSLVKAVRHSPLSPDSELPFEYCYDISPDQAIEVPFLNLTMKGGDDYYVTDPIVPVSSEVEGNLLCLGIQKSDNLNIIGQNFMTGYRIVFDRENMNLGWKESNCTDEVLSNTRPISKSNSPAVSPAIAVNPVARSEPSSNNGRFSPSQSFRMKASFAYMVLLFSLIAIF, encoded by the exons ATGGTCGACAAAGTTCTCCCTCAAGAGAATTTAACACTGTTGAGTGTCCAAGGCTGGGTTCGAATCCAACACCTATG TTTGCATTTTGCCAATGTTTCGGTTGGGACACCGCCTTTGTGGTTTTTGGTGGCATTGGATACTGGCAGTGACTTGTTCTGGTTACCTTGTAATTGTACCAGCTGCGTGCGTGGTTTAAAGACACAAACTGGAAAG GTAATTGATCTTAatatatatgagcttgataagTCGTCTACGAGGAACAGTGTTCCATGCAGTAGCAACatgtgtaaacaaacacaatGCCCTTCATCTCGTAGCAGCTGTCAGTACGAAGTTGAGTATCTTTCAAATGATACTTCATCTTCTGGATTTTTGATAGAAGATGTGTTACACTTGATTACAGATAATGACCAAACAAAAGATGTTGACACACACATTACTATTGG TTGTGGCCAGGTTCAGACCGGTGTGTTTCTAAATGGTGCAGCTCCAAATGGTTTATTTGGACTTGGTATGGAAAATGTATCGGTTCCAAGCATCCTAGCCCAAAAAGGGCTTATTTCAGACTCATTTTCAATGTGTTTTGGATCTGATGGTTCTGGAAGAATCACGTTTGGCGATACAGGCAGCTTGGATCAAGGAAAAACTCCATTCAACCTCAGGGAATCACA TCCAACATATAACATCACAATTACACAAATCATTGTGGGAGGATATGCTGCTGATCACGAGTTTCATGCAATTTTTGACTCTGGTACCTCATTCACGTACCTAAATGACCCAGCCTATACACTTATTTCCAAGAAG TTTAATTCTCTAGTCAAAGCTGTTCGACATTCACCCCTGTCACCTGACTCCGAACTCCCCTTTGAATATTGTTACGACATAAG TCCAGATCAGGCAATTGAAGTTCCCTTTTTGAATCTAACAATGAAAGGTGGAGATGATTACTATGTCACGGATCCAATAGTACCAGTTTCTAGTGAA GTTGAGGGAAATCTTCTTTGTTTGGGAATACAAAAAAGTGACAATTTGAATATCATTGGAC AAAACTTCATGACTGGTTACCGTATAGTTTTCGATCGCGAAAACATGAATCTTGGTTGGAAGGAATCAAACT GTACTGATGAAGTGCTATCCAATACAAGACCTATAAGCAAATCTAACTCACCTGCTGTTTCTCCTGCTATTGCTGTGAATCCTGTGGCTAGATCAGAACCATCAAGCAATAATGGCAGATTTTCACCTAGTCAGTCATTTAGGATGAAGGCTAGTTTTGCATATATGGTGCTCCTTTTTTCACTTATAGCCATTTTTTAG